A window of the Leucothrix mucor DSM 2157 genome harbors these coding sequences:
- a CDS encoding helix-turn-helix domain-containing protein, producing MSDPNLNTLAERLKKCRKKLHWTLDQLADQSGVSRSMLSQIERGKANPTLAVACRIAQALNISISELVEEPWTQPTIEVVRGNDPTNVMRDDQNGQVQMLTSPSMDATEFYRVTLPPSAQLNSKPHFRGTREIITVHSGSVEVVSGADIVQLEQGDTAYYQADQNHRIINRSDSDSLLYMIISVGAATNSLSHVWDMEELS from the coding sequence ATGTCCGACCCGAACTTGAATACCTTGGCTGAACGCCTTAAAAAATGCCGCAAAAAGCTGCACTGGACATTGGATCAACTGGCCGATCAATCTGGCGTTAGTCGCTCGATGTTAAGCCAGATAGAGCGCGGTAAAGCCAACCCGACTTTGGCAGTGGCTTGTCGCATTGCACAGGCATTGAATATCTCAATCTCAGAGCTGGTTGAAGAGCCTTGGACACAGCCAACCATTGAAGTCGTGCGCGGGAATGATCCGACGAATGTAATGCGCGATGATCAAAATGGCCAAGTGCAAATGCTGACCTCGCCTAGTATGGATGCGACCGAGTTTTATCGGGTAACTTTGCCACCCTCAGCGCAACTTAACAGCAAGCCACATTTTCGGGGAACGCGTGAAATTATCACCGTGCATAGTGGCTCCGTTGAAGTGGTTTCGGGCGCGGATATTGTGCAGTTGGAGCAGGGTGATACCGCCTATTATCAAGCCGATCAAAACCATCGTATTATCAATCGCAGCGACTCTGACTCTTTGTTATATATGATTATTTCTGTGGGCGCAGCGACTAACTCATTAAGCCATGTGTGGGATATGGAGGAACTCAGCTAA
- a CDS encoding YceI family protein: MLKQSTLLLGILSTGLLCSTAQAAWTLNSEQSSLHFATVKNATVSEVHHFKTLSGAISDDGKASLTIKLDSVDTANPIRDERMQKQLFETEKHPDASFNIDLGSEAVKSGAQTIVGTLSLHGVEKEVSTQVFVEQDDKQITVSSLAPVVIAAPDYGLDGGAEVLRELAALTSINVTVPASFRLVYDKQ; encoded by the coding sequence ATGCTTAAACAGTCAACTCTTTTACTCGGCATCCTGAGCACAGGATTACTTTGTTCAACAGCACAAGCAGCTTGGACACTCAATAGCGAGCAGTCCAGCCTACATTTTGCTACGGTTAAAAACGCAACCGTTTCAGAAGTACACCATTTTAAAACACTCAGCGGTGCAATCAGCGATGATGGCAAAGCCAGCCTAACGATCAAACTGGACAGCGTGGATACGGCCAACCCGATTCGCGATGAGCGCATGCAAAAGCAGCTATTTGAAACAGAAAAGCACCCAGATGCCAGCTTCAATATAGACTTAGGCAGCGAAGCTGTTAAATCCGGTGCGCAAACCATCGTTGGCACGCTAAGCCTGCATGGCGTTGAGAAAGAAGTTTCTACTCAAGTATTTGTCGAGCAGGATGATAAACAGATCACCGTATCGAGCCTGGCCCCTGTTGTGATTGCTGCGCCTGATTATGGCTTGGATGGTGGTGCAGAGGTGCTACGCGAATTAGCCGCGTTAACCTCAATCAATGTCACTGTTCCTGCCAGCTTCAGACTGGTTTACGACAAACAATAA
- a CDS encoding ATP-binding protein, which yields MTNQSINQLITIHKRLLNATETTRHRYLFDAFNIKNRLTGLIGARGTGKTTLLLQFIKERLSKQQYEVIYVSLDHLYFSDHSLLDFVNELYEVQGCRYFFFDEVHKHPNWNQILKNIHDSYPDVYVVFSGSSSIDLIQGTHDLSRRGVLFRLGGMSFREYLSFQGIAEIEPVGLEQLLSDRSTLENQVAEIPKLRGYFKDYLQSGYYPFFLEGTDTYQEKLLRVIDKTIYEDIANHYRLNTDKLPYFKRLLSYMATIQPGELSRNNISKHVGLDNKTVQHYLHILQETGLAELIRDNRAGSQLLKANEKIYLDNPNLYQTISHEIGQPSQVGTVRELFFIKMLKHAGHQVYYSKVGDFEVDGVIFEVGGKGKTTKQIRDIEGAAYLVKDDILYGGKQEIPLHLFGFLY from the coding sequence ATGACTAATCAGTCAATCAATCAGCTCATCACGATTCACAAGCGACTCTTGAATGCGACTGAGACAACGCGTCACCGCTACTTGTTTGACGCATTCAATATTAAGAACCGGCTTACAGGGTTGATTGGTGCCAGAGGAACGGGGAAAACAACCTTGTTGCTGCAGTTCATTAAAGAGCGACTGAGTAAGCAACAGTATGAAGTGATTTATGTATCGCTGGATCATCTATATTTCTCTGATCATTCGCTGCTGGATTTTGTGAATGAACTGTACGAGGTACAGGGTTGTCGCTACTTCTTTTTTGATGAAGTCCATAAGCATCCTAATTGGAATCAAATTCTAAAAAATATTCATGACTCCTATCCTGATGTTTATGTGGTGTTTTCCGGTAGCTCCAGCATTGATCTGATTCAAGGTACCCACGATTTATCGCGACGCGGGGTATTGTTTCGACTTGGTGGTATGTCATTTCGTGAGTATCTGAGTTTTCAGGGTATTGCTGAAATAGAGCCGGTAGGGCTGGAGCAGTTGCTATCAGATCGAAGCACATTGGAAAATCAGGTGGCAGAAATACCCAAGTTGCGTGGCTATTTTAAAGACTACCTACAGTCTGGCTACTACCCGTTCTTTCTGGAAGGCACGGATACTTATCAAGAAAAGCTGTTGCGGGTGATTGATAAAACTATCTACGAAGACATCGCCAATCACTATCGACTCAATACGGATAAATTACCGTATTTCAAACGCTTATTGTCGTATATGGCAACCATACAGCCGGGCGAATTGAGCCGGAATAATATTTCAAAGCATGTTGGCTTGGATAATAAAACGGTACAGCACTATCTGCATATTTTGCAGGAAACGGGCTTGGCTGAATTGATTCGGGATAATCGTGCAGGTAGCCAGCTTCTGAAAGCCAATGAAAAAATCTATCTGGATAATCCTAATCTATATCAAACCATCAGCCACGAAATCGGCCAACCGAGTCAGGTAGGCACGGTCAGAGAGTTATTTTTTATCAAAATGCTCAAGCATGCAGGGCATCAGGTGTATTACAGCAAAGTAGGTGACTTTGAAGTGGATGGCGTAATTTTTGAAGTTGGTGGTAAGGGCAAAACCACCAAGCAAATTCGAGATATTGAAGGCGCTGCTTATCTGGTGAAGGACGATATTTTGTATGGCGGCAAGCAAGAAATACCGCTGCATTTATTTGGTTTTTTGTATTAA
- a CDS encoding DUF523 domain-containing protein: MKILVSACLLGHNVRYNGNALTQANTDFDWLINNYQIIPFCPEVSAGLPTPRPPAEIRNGTGQDVLDGHSKIYSVDGKDLSAEFLFGAKLALAQCQAHDIQFAVLTESSPSCGSGEIYNGEFNGTKQTGSGVTTALLRENGIQVFSQHQLELLRLALTERAVKPF, translated from the coding sequence ATGAAAATTTTAGTGAGTGCCTGCTTACTGGGCCATAACGTCCGTTACAACGGCAACGCCTTAACGCAAGCCAATACAGACTTTGATTGGTTAATTAATAACTATCAGATCATCCCATTTTGCCCTGAAGTATCTGCTGGTTTGCCAACGCCGCGACCACCCGCTGAAATACGCAATGGCACAGGGCAAGATGTATTGGATGGTCACTCCAAAATTTACTCTGTCGATGGAAAGGATCTTAGTGCCGAATTTTTATTCGGTGCAAAACTCGCGTTGGCGCAATGTCAGGCGCATGATATTCAATTTGCAGTGCTAACCGAGTCCAGTCCTTCTTGTGGCAGTGGAGAGATTTACAACGGTGAGTTCAACGGGACCAAACAAACGGGCAGTGGGGTGACAACGGCCTTATTACGCGAGAACGGCATTCAGGTTTTTAGTCAGCATCAGCTTGAATTATTACGATTAGCATTGACGGAACGTGCTGTTAAGCCTTTCTAA